The Chlorocebus sabaeus isolate Y175 chromosome 6, mChlSab1.0.hap1, whole genome shotgun sequence genome has a segment encoding these proteins:
- the FOSB gene encoding protein FosB isoform X2 gives MFQAFPGDYDSGSRCSSSPSAESQYLSSVDSFGSPPTATASQSQGQPLASQPPVVDPYDMPGTSYSTPGMSGYSSGGASGSGGPSTSGTTSGPGPARPARARPRRPREETLTPEEEEKRRVRRERNKLAAAKCRNRRRELTDRLQAETDQLEEEKAELESEIAELQKEKERLEFVLVAHKPGCKIPYEEGPGPGPLAEVRDLPGSAPAKEDGFSWLLPPPPPPPLPFQTSQDAPPNLTASLFTHSEVQVLGDPFPVVNPSYTSSFVLTCPEVSAFAGAQRTSGSDQPSDPLNSPSLLAL, from the exons ATGTTTCAAGCTTTCCCCGGAGACTACGACTCCGGCTCCCGGTGCAGTTCCTCACCCTCTGCCGAGTCTCAATATCTGTCTTCGGTGGACTCCTTCGGCAGTCCACCCACCGCCACCGCCTCCCAG TCCCAGGGGCAGCCACTGGCCTCCCAGCCCCCGGTCGTCGATCCCTACGACATGCCGGGAACCAGCTACTCCACGCCAGGCATGAGTGGCTACAGCAGTGGCGGAGCGAGTGGCAGTGGTGGGCCTTCCACCAGCGGAACCACCAGTGGGCCTGGGCCTGCCCGCCCAGCCCGAGCCCGGCCTAGGAGACCCCGAGAAGAGACG CTCACCCCGGAGGAAGAGGAGAAGCGAAGGGTGCGCCGGGAACGAAATAAACTAGCAGCAGCTAAATGCAGGAACCGGCGGAGGGAGCTGACCGACCGACTCCAGGCG GAGACAGATCAGTTGGAGGAAGAAAAAGCAGAGCTGGAGTCGGAGATCGCCGAGCTCCAAAAGGAGAAGGAACGTCTGGAGTTTGTGCTGGTGGCCCACAAACCGGGCTGCAAGATCCCCTACGAAGAGGGGCCTGGGCCGGGCCCGCTGGCGGAGGTGAGAGATTTGCCGGGCTCAGCACCGGCTAAGGAAGATGGCTTCAGCTGGCTGCTGCCGCCCCCGCCACCACCGCCCCTGCCCTTCCAGACCAGCCAAGACGCACCCCCCAACCTGACGGCTTCTCTCTTTACACACAGTGAAGTTCAAGTCCTCGGCGACCCCTTCCCCGTTGTTAACCCTTCGTACACTTCTTCGTTTGTCCTCACCTGCCCGGAGGTCTCCGCGTTCGCCGGCGCCCAACGCACCAGCGGCAGTGACCAGCCTTCCGATCCCCTGAACTCGCCCTCCCTCCTTGCTCTGTGA
- the FOSB gene encoding protein FosB isoform X1: MFQAFPGDYDSGSRCSSSPSAESQYLSSVDSFGSPPTATASQECAGLGEMPGSFVPTVTAITTSQDLQWLVQPTLISSMAQSQGQPLASQPPVVDPYDMPGTSYSTPGMSGYSSGGASGSGGPSTSGTTSGPGPARPARARPRRPREETLTPEEEEKRRVRRERNKLAAAKCRNRRRELTDRLQAETDQLEEEKAELESEIAELQKEKERLEFVLVAHKPGCKIPYEEGPGPGPLAEVRDLPGSAPAKEDGFSWLLPPPPPPPLPFQTSQDAPPNLTASLFTHSEVQVLGDPFPVVNPSYTSSFVLTCPEVSAFAGAQRTSGSDQPSDPLNSPSLLAL, encoded by the exons ATGTTTCAAGCTTTCCCCGGAGACTACGACTCCGGCTCCCGGTGCAGTTCCTCACCCTCTGCCGAGTCTCAATATCTGTCTTCGGTGGACTCCTTCGGCAGTCCACCCACCGCCACCGCCTCCCAG GAGTGCGCCGGTCTCGGGGAAATGCCCGGTTCCTTCGTGCCCACGGTCACCGCGATCACAACCAGCCAGGACCTCCAGTGGCTTGTGCAACCCACCCTCATCTCTTCCATGGCCCAGTCCCAGGGGCAGCCACTGGCCTCCCAGCCCCCGGTCGTCGATCCCTACGACATGCCGGGAACCAGCTACTCCACGCCAGGCATGAGTGGCTACAGCAGTGGCGGAGCGAGTGGCAGTGGTGGGCCTTCCACCAGCGGAACCACCAGTGGGCCTGGGCCTGCCCGCCCAGCCCGAGCCCGGCCTAGGAGACCCCGAGAAGAGACG CTCACCCCGGAGGAAGAGGAGAAGCGAAGGGTGCGCCGGGAACGAAATAAACTAGCAGCAGCTAAATGCAGGAACCGGCGGAGGGAGCTGACCGACCGACTCCAGGCG GAGACAGATCAGTTGGAGGAAGAAAAAGCAGAGCTGGAGTCGGAGATCGCCGAGCTCCAAAAGGAGAAGGAACGTCTGGAGTTTGTGCTGGTGGCCCACAAACCGGGCTGCAAGATCCCCTACGAAGAGGGGCCTGGGCCGGGCCCGCTGGCGGAGGTGAGAGATTTGCCGGGCTCAGCACCGGCTAAGGAAGATGGCTTCAGCTGGCTGCTGCCGCCCCCGCCACCACCGCCCCTGCCCTTCCAGACCAGCCAAGACGCACCCCCCAACCTGACGGCTTCTCTCTTTACACACAGTGAAGTTCAAGTCCTCGGCGACCCCTTCCCCGTTGTTAACCCTTCGTACACTTCTTCGTTTGTCCTCACCTGCCCGGAGGTCTCCGCGTTCGCCGGCGCCCAACGCACCAGCGGCAGTGACCAGCCTTCCGATCCCCTGAACTCGCCCTCCCTCCTTGCTCTGTGA
- the FOSB gene encoding protein FosB isoform X3, with protein sequence MFQAFPGDYDSGSRCSSSPSAESQYLSSVDSFGSPPTATASQECAGLGEMPGSFVPTVTAITTSQDLQWLVQPTLISSMAQSQGQPLASQPPVVDPYDMPGTSYSTPGMSGYSSGGASGSGGPSTSGTTSGPGPARPARARPRRPREETLTPEEEEKRRVRRERNKLAAAKCRNRRRELTDRLQAETDQLEEEKAELESEIAELQKEKERLEFVLVAHKPGCKIPYEEGPGPGPLAE encoded by the exons ATGTTTCAAGCTTTCCCCGGAGACTACGACTCCGGCTCCCGGTGCAGTTCCTCACCCTCTGCCGAGTCTCAATATCTGTCTTCGGTGGACTCCTTCGGCAGTCCACCCACCGCCACCGCCTCCCAG GAGTGCGCCGGTCTCGGGGAAATGCCCGGTTCCTTCGTGCCCACGGTCACCGCGATCACAACCAGCCAGGACCTCCAGTGGCTTGTGCAACCCACCCTCATCTCTTCCATGGCCCAGTCCCAGGGGCAGCCACTGGCCTCCCAGCCCCCGGTCGTCGATCCCTACGACATGCCGGGAACCAGCTACTCCACGCCAGGCATGAGTGGCTACAGCAGTGGCGGAGCGAGTGGCAGTGGTGGGCCTTCCACCAGCGGAACCACCAGTGGGCCTGGGCCTGCCCGCCCAGCCCGAGCCCGGCCTAGGAGACCCCGAGAAGAGACG CTCACCCCGGAGGAAGAGGAGAAGCGAAGGGTGCGCCGGGAACGAAATAAACTAGCAGCAGCTAAATGCAGGAACCGGCGGAGGGAGCTGACCGACCGACTCCAGGCG GAGACAGATCAGTTGGAGGAAGAAAAAGCAGAGCTGGAGTCGGAGATCGCCGAGCTCCAAAAGGAGAAGGAACGTCTGGAGTTTGTGCTGGTGGCCCACAAACCGGGCTGCAAGATCCCCTACGAAGAGGGGCCTGGGCCGGGCCCGCTGGCGGAG TGA